From the genome of Maniola jurtina chromosome 10, ilManJurt1.1, whole genome shotgun sequence, one region includes:
- the LOC123869036 gene encoding non-structural maintenance of chromosomes element 1 homolog translates to MSYGAVHRFFLRTIASQGVLTYSNAQKIMEESFPERDNTSIEDLTKEINEKIRPFQETIKIVTDEVTSEKNVVFLSLGFDDATKSQNVFSAQELDFFRILIEQIMTTESRQITSQYALNLVNKSKLSKTDAQKLLKTWCRMYYLAEINSNYALGIRAIHEFQHYLRENMPDTIQECCLCKEIVFRGYNCPPCGEAIHMRCLTEYLQRIKKWPCCKADFHENQLETLNCGRLSQTQQLEESQRSTQRTTQRLNSVEETLENSDDEFEQTLGTPIPGVSQRIARKRKRTIRD, encoded by the exons ATGAGTTACGGTGCAGTGCATAGGTTTTTTTTACGAACCATTGCAAGTCAGGGAGTACTTACTTATTCAAATGCACAAAAAATAATGGAGGAGTCTTTTCCCG agagAGATAATACATCAATAGAAGATCTAACCAAAGAGATAAACGAAAAAATAAGGCCATTCcaagaaacaataaaaattgtCACTGATGAGGTGACCTCTGAGAAAAATGTTGTGTTCCTTTCCCTTGGATTTGACGATGCCACGAAATCTCAGAATGTGTTCTCCGCGCAAGAGCTAGATTTCTTTAGAATTCTCATTGAGCAGATCATGACAACGGAGAGTAGACAAATAACATCACAGTATGCCTTGAATTTGGttaataaatctaaattatCTAAAACTGATGCtcaa AAACTACTAAAAACCTGGTGCAGAATGTATTATTTGGCAGAAATCAATTCAAACTATGCTTTAGGGATTCGAGCCATACATGAGTTTCAACATTATCTACGTGAGAATATGCCAGACACTATTCAAGAATGCTGTCTTTGCAAGGaaattgtttttagg GGCTACAATTGTCCGCCATGCGGAGAAGCAATTCATATGCGGTGTTTGACAGAGTACTTGCAGAGAATAAAAAAGTGGCCATGCTGTAAAGCTGATTTTCATGAAAATCAACTGGAGACGCTCAACTGTGGCAG ATTGTCTCAAACGCAACAGCTAGAAGAAAGCCAAAGGAGTACTCAAAGAACCACTCAAAGATTGAACAGCGTTGAAGAAACACTAGAAAATTCTGATGACGAGTTTGAACAAACTCTAGGAACACCTATACCGGGAGTTTCACAGAGAATTGCTAGGAAAAGGAAGAGGACGATAAGAGATTGA